From one Gallionella capsiferriformans ES-2 genomic stretch:
- a CDS encoding phosphoglycerate kinase produces MSVIKMTDLDLKGKRVLIRSDLNVPVKDGKVTSDARITASMSTINAAIKAGARVMVTSHLGRPTEGEYSEENSLKPVADTIANKLGKPVRLIKDWIDGGFDVAEGELVLLENCRFNKGEKKSTDELAKKYAALCDIFVMDAFGTAHRAEASTHGVAKFAPVAAAGILLTEELEALTKALLSPARPMVAIVGGSKVSTKLTVLESLSEKCEQLVVGGGIANTFLKATGHPVGKSLCENDLVPTAQALIAKMTARGAIIPIATDVVVGTAAPFIPGNENTPAILKDAKDVADEDMIFDIGPKSAQEICDIIMNAGTVVWNGPVGVFEFDQFGEGTKAIANAIASTKAFTLAGGGDTIAAIQKYDIFDKVSYISTAGGAFLEFLEGKTLPAVAILEERAKNS; encoded by the coding sequence ATGTCCGTAATTAAAATGACCGATCTGGATCTCAAGGGCAAACGCGTCCTGATCCGTTCCGATTTGAATGTGCCTGTCAAAGACGGCAAAGTGACGTCCGATGCGCGTATCACTGCATCGATGTCAACAATCAACGCGGCGATCAAGGCTGGCGCTCGTGTCATGGTTACCTCGCATCTGGGGCGCCCGACCGAAGGTGAATATTCAGAAGAAAATTCACTTAAACCAGTTGCCGATACGATCGCTAATAAATTAGGCAAGCCGGTTCGTTTGATCAAAGACTGGATCGACGGCGGTTTCGATGTCGCAGAAGGCGAATTGGTTTTGCTGGAAAATTGCCGCTTTAACAAAGGTGAGAAAAAAAGCACCGACGAACTGGCTAAAAAATACGCAGCGCTGTGCGATATCTTTGTGATGGATGCATTTGGTACTGCTCACCGTGCTGAAGCTTCAACACACGGCGTGGCAAAATTTGCGCCTGTTGCCGCTGCCGGTATCCTGTTGACTGAAGAACTCGAAGCGCTGACCAAGGCCTTGCTGTCACCTGCGCGTCCGATGGTAGCGATTGTGGGCGGTTCAAAAGTTTCCACCAAACTCACCGTGCTGGAATCGCTGTCTGAAAAATGCGAACAGTTGGTTGTCGGCGGCGGTATCGCTAACACCTTCCTGAAGGCGACCGGTCACCCTGTCGGTAAATCGCTGTGTGAGAATGATCTGGTGCCAACTGCGCAAGCGTTGATCGCTAAGATGACTGCACGCGGTGCGATCATTCCTATCGCAACCGATGTCGTCGTTGGAACAGCCGCACCTTTTATCCCGGGCAATGAAAATACCCCGGCAATTTTGAAAGATGCCAAAGACGTGGCTGATGAAGATATGATTTTCGACATCGGTCCAAAATCAGCCCAGGAAATTTGCGATATCATCATGAATGCCGGTACAGTCGTATGGAACGGCCCGGTTGGCGTATTCGAATTCGATCAGTTTGGCGAAGGCACCAAGGCGATTGCGAACGCGATTGCCAGCACCAAGGCTTTCACGCTGGCTGGTGGTGGCGACACGATTGCGGCAATTCAAAAGTATGACATCTTCGACAAGGTTTCCTACATTTCAACCGCGGGTGGCGCATTCTTGGAATTCCTTGAAGGCAAGACGCTGCCGGCTGTTGCGATTCTGGAAGAACGCGCTAAAAACAGCTAG
- the pyk gene encoding pyruvate kinase, protein MLRRTKIVATLGPASSDQKVLEEMIRAGVDLVRMNFSHGSAADHVKRAEVVRAAATAVGRTVGILADLQGPKIRVGKFENSKIVLEKGDTFILDAELEGLGNQQCVGLDYKELPNDVSPGSVLLLNDGMLEFDVLEVQGSRVICKVIRGGVLSNNKGINRKGGGLTAPALTEKDMEDIKTAALIKADYLAISFPRSGEDMRFARKLMHEAGGQSLLMAKIERAEAIPALADIIEASDAIMVARGDLSVEVGDAAVPGLQKRMIKMARAKNRLVITATQMMESMITNPIPTRAEVSDVANAVLDGTDAVMLSAETAVGDYPVETIEAMARICINAEQQVDDHAIDQRAVAHKFTRIDQSIAMSALFAASHFKVKAIVALTQSGSTALWMSRVNAGVPIFALTPVHATLTKVTLFSGVHPVLFPSRDVKNTAQELIDAEQKLVEMGCVQDGDLIVVTVGESVGQSGHTNTLKIVRIGDHHKNSL, encoded by the coding sequence ATGCTTCGTAGAACCAAAATAGTTGCAACGCTGGGGCCTGCTTCCAGCGATCAAAAAGTCCTGGAGGAAATGATCCGCGCCGGAGTAGATCTGGTGCGTATGAATTTCTCACACGGTTCAGCTGCCGATCACGTCAAACGTGCGGAAGTCGTACGGGCCGCGGCAACGGCAGTCGGTCGTACCGTGGGTATCCTGGCCGATCTTCAAGGCCCGAAAATTCGTGTTGGCAAATTCGAAAATAGTAAAATTGTGCTTGAAAAAGGCGATACGTTTATTCTCGATGCGGAACTCGAAGGCTTGGGTAATCAGCAGTGTGTCGGACTCGACTACAAGGAATTGCCGAATGATGTAAGTCCCGGCTCCGTGTTGTTGCTCAACGACGGCATGCTGGAATTTGATGTGCTCGAAGTTCAGGGTTCAAGGGTTATCTGCAAGGTTATACGCGGCGGTGTATTGTCCAACAACAAGGGTATCAACCGTAAAGGTGGTGGCTTGACTGCGCCTGCTCTGACCGAGAAGGATATGGAAGACATCAAGACAGCAGCGCTGATCAAGGCTGACTATCTGGCGATCTCCTTCCCTCGCAGCGGCGAAGACATGCGTTTCGCACGCAAACTGATGCATGAGGCCGGTGGTCAAAGCCTGCTGATGGCAAAGATCGAACGCGCTGAAGCGATTCCTGCGCTGGCTGACATCATCGAAGCATCCGATGCCATCATGGTGGCGCGCGGCGATTTGAGTGTCGAAGTGGGCGATGCGGCCGTGCCTGGCCTGCAAAAGCGCATGATCAAGATGGCGCGTGCTAAAAATCGTCTGGTCATTACGGCGACTCAGATGATGGAGTCCATGATTACTAATCCGATTCCGACTCGTGCCGAAGTATCAGACGTGGCGAATGCGGTATTGGATGGCACCGATGCGGTGATGCTATCAGCAGAAACGGCCGTAGGTGACTATCCGGTAGAAACGATCGAAGCAATGGCGCGTATTTGTATCAATGCCGAACAGCAGGTTGATGATCATGCGATTGATCAACGTGCCGTAGCGCATAAGTTCACCCGCATCGACCAATCCATTGCGATGTCGGCTTTGTTTGCTGCTTCTCACTTCAAGGTGAAGGCGATCGTCGCTCTGACACAATCGGGTTCAACCGCTTTGTGGATGTCGCGTGTCAATGCCGGGGTGCCCATTTTTGCGCTGACGCCCGTGCATGCCACCTTGACTAAAGTCACATTGTTTAGCGGTGTGCATCCGGTATTGTTCCCGAGTCGTGATGTTAAAAATACGGCACAGGAACTGATCGATGCAGAACAAAAACTCGTAGAGATGGGGTGTGTTCAGGACGGTGATCTCATCGTTGTGACCGTCGGCGAATCGGTCGGTCAGTCAGGCCATACCAATACACTGAAGATCGTGCGCATTGGCGATCATCACAAAAATAGTCTTTAA
- the fba gene encoding class II fructose-bisphosphate aldolase (catalyzes the reversible aldol condensation of dihydroxyacetonephosphate and glyceraldehyde 3-phosphate in the Calvin cycle, glycolysis, and/or gluconeogenesis), whose protein sequence is MALVSLRQLLDHAAEHSYGLPAFNVNNLEQVKAIMEAADECNSPVIMQGSAGARKYAGEPFLRHLIEAAVEMYPHIPVVMHQDHGASEAVCINAIRSGFSSVMMDGSLLADGKTPSSFEYNVNISRRVAEMSHAVGVSVEGELGCLGSLESGEGEKEDGHGAEGVLSHDQLLTDPEEAAEFVRQTGVDALAIAIGTSHGAYKFTRPPTGAVLRIDRIREIHERLPNTHLVMHGSSSVPQEWLKIINEFGGTMGETYGVPVEEIVEGIKNGVRKVNIDTDLRMASTGATRRYLAQNTKDFDPRKFLAATTVAMKAICKARYEAFGCAGQASKIKPISLEAMANRYAKGELNAIIK, encoded by the coding sequence ATGGCATTAGTATCATTGCGTCAACTTCTCGATCACGCAGCAGAACACAGCTACGGTTTGCCGGCTTTCAACGTCAATAACCTCGAACAGGTTAAGGCGATCATGGAAGCGGCTGACGAATGCAACAGCCCGGTCATCATGCAGGGTTCTGCCGGCGCACGTAAATATGCAGGCGAACCGTTCCTGCGTCACTTGATCGAAGCAGCAGTAGAAATGTATCCGCATATCCCCGTCGTTATGCATCAGGATCACGGCGCGTCAGAAGCGGTTTGTATCAATGCGATCCGTTCAGGTTTTTCAAGCGTAATGATGGACGGTTCTTTGCTGGCTGACGGCAAGACACCTTCTTCATTCGAATACAACGTAAACATCTCCCGTCGCGTGGCTGAAATGTCACACGCAGTGGGCGTTTCTGTTGAAGGTGAGTTGGGTTGTCTGGGTTCGTTGGAATCTGGCGAAGGTGAAAAAGAAGACGGTCACGGCGCTGAAGGCGTTTTGAGTCACGATCAATTGCTGACAGATCCAGAAGAAGCCGCTGAATTCGTTCGTCAAACCGGCGTGGATGCACTGGCTATCGCCATCGGCACTTCACACGGCGCGTACAAGTTCACCCGTCCTCCTACCGGCGCTGTATTGCGTATTGACCGTATCCGCGAAATTCACGAACGTCTGCCAAATACCCACCTTGTTATGCACGGCTCGTCCTCCGTGCCTCAAGAATGGTTGAAGATCATCAACGAATTCGGCGGCACCATGGGTGAAACCTACGGCGTTCCAGTTGAAGAAATCGTTGAAGGGATCAAAAACGGCGTTCGTAAAGTGAATATCGACACCGATCTGCGTATGGCATCAACAGGTGCGACCCGTCGCTATCTGGCGCAAAACACCAAAGACTTCGATCCTCGCAAGTTCCTCGCTGCAACGACCGTTGCAATGAAGGCAATCTGCAAGGCTCGCTATGAAGCATTTGGTTGTGCTGGTCAGGCTTCCAAAATTAAGCCAATTTCTCTTGAAGCCATGGCTAACCGCTATGCTAAGGGTGAATTGAACGCGATCATTAAGTAA
- a CDS encoding LysR family transcriptional regulator: MLHFTLRQLQVFEKVASLLNYSRAAEELYLSQPAVSMQIKQLEGHIGLPLFEQMGKKIYLTAAGIELFHYARNIAQQLEEMEVVFDEMKGMARGKLTLSVVNTANYFTPKLLARFSQRYPTINMILQVANRDAVLSQLADNSTDLAIMGQPPEGLDITAQLFMDNPLVVIANPSHPFSALKRIKFSQLAGETFLSREKGSGTRSAMERVFAKHGVQPRISMEMETNEAIKQAVQAGMGLGILSLHSIELELETHRLVVLDVEHFPLLRHWFVAHRSNKRLTSAALAFKEFLLNEA, translated from the coding sequence ATGCTCCACTTCACATTACGACAATTACAAGTCTTTGAGAAAGTGGCCAGTCTTTTAAATTACTCGCGAGCGGCCGAAGAACTATACCTTTCTCAACCTGCTGTGTCTATGCAAATCAAGCAACTGGAAGGACATATCGGACTGCCGCTTTTCGAGCAAATGGGCAAGAAAATTTATCTTACCGCGGCCGGCATTGAATTATTTCATTACGCACGAAACATCGCTCAGCAACTTGAAGAAATGGAAGTGGTTTTTGATGAAATGAAAGGGATGGCACGCGGCAAGCTCACCTTATCGGTTGTCAACACCGCCAACTATTTCACCCCCAAGTTACTGGCCAGATTCAGCCAGCGCTACCCGACCATCAACATGATTCTTCAGGTTGCGAATCGCGATGCCGTACTCAGCCAGCTTGCCGACAACAGCACAGATCTTGCTATCATGGGTCAACCGCCAGAGGGGCTCGATATCACCGCGCAATTATTTATGGACAATCCTCTGGTTGTCATTGCCAATCCATCTCACCCGTTTTCTGCCCTCAAGCGCATTAAGTTTTCTCAACTTGCAGGTGAGACATTTCTGTCACGTGAAAAGGGATCCGGTACGCGCAGTGCGATGGAACGGGTTTTCGCAAAACACGGGGTGCAACCCCGCATCAGCATGGAGATGGAAACCAATGAAGCCATCAAGCAAGCGGTGCAAGCGGGCATGGGATTAGGTATTTTGTCGCTGCACAGTATTGAACTGGAGCTTGAGACGCACCGACTGGTGGTGCTTGATGTTGAACACTTCCCGTTACTCCGCCACTGGTTCGTCGCCCACCGGAGCAACAAACGCTTAACCAGTGCGGCGTTGGCATTCAAGGAATTTCTATTGAACGAGGCCTGA